The Denticeps clupeoides chromosome 5, fDenClu1.1, whole genome shotgun sequence genome includes a region encoding these proteins:
- the LOC114790486 gene encoding ephrin-B2a-like, which translates to MTASAWMGYVGVLLVIFRINLAESIILESIYWNTSNTKFVPGRGLILYPQIGDKLDVVCPRITGLIDRGKVEYFRVYLVDQKDLENCRVPKDRTPLLNCDKPEQDVKFTFKFQEFSPNLWGLEFGKGKNYYIISTSNSSLEGIDNHEGGVCKSKSMKMILRIGQNPADPVSKVNPTRHPPIQYHPDLIDSSNKKNEVISIDDTEPAEGPALGSTASPVILYTSVAGGALIFIIIIVTLVVLLYRRHISHSTHTSTQMSLGTLATPKHSHIGSNNNGSEPSDIIFPLQSADGMYCPHYEKVSGDYGHPVYIVQEMPPQSPANIYYKV; encoded by the exons ATGACGGCCTCCGCCTGGATGGGATATGTTGGGGTTTTGCTCGTGATTTTCCGAATCAACCTGGCCGAATCGATCATTTTGGAGTCGATATATTGGAACACTTCAAACACGAA GTTCGTTCCAGGCCGAGGGCTGATCCTTTATCCCCAAATTGGGGATAAATTAGATGTGGTTTGCCCCCGCATTACAGGACTTATCGACAGGGGGAAAGTGGAGTACTTCCGGGTCTACCTGGTGGACCAGAAAGATCTAGAGAACTGCCGTGTGCCCAAAGATCGCACGCCCCTGCTGAACTGTGACAAACCAGAGCAAGATGTCAAATTCACCTTCAAGTTCCAGGAGTTCAGCCCAAACCTCTGGGGATTAGAGTTTGGCAAAGGCAAAAACTACTACATCATCT CCACATCCAACAGCTCATTGGAAGGAATTGATAACCACGAGGGTGGAGTGTGTAAGAGCAAATCTATGAAGATGATCCTGAGAATAGGacaga ATCCCGCTGATCCGGTCTCTAAAGTCAACCCCACACGACATCCACCCATACAGTACCACCCAGACCTTATAGACTCTTCCAATAAgaaaaatgaagtgatcagCATCGATG ACACTGAGCCAGCAGAGGGTCCAGCATTAGGTTCTACTGCTTCTCCAGTTATCCTGTACACCAGTGTGGCCGGTGGAGCTCTCATCTTTATTATAATCATCGTCACTTTGGTGGTGCTCCTTTACCGACGCCACATCAGTCACTCCACCCACACCTCTACCCAGATGTCACTCGGTACACTGGCAACACCCAAGCACAGCCACATTGGAAGCAATAACAATGGTTCCGAGCCCAGCGATATCATTTTTCCATTACAATCTGCAGATGGGATGTATTGCCCACACTATGAGAAGGTGAGCGGTGACTATGGTCATCCGGTGTATATTGTGCAAGAAATGCCCCCCCAGAGTCCTGCTAACATCTATTACAAAGTCTGA
- the arglu1b gene encoding arginine and glutamate-rich protein 1-B: MGRSRSRSSSRSKHSKSSKHSKKRSRSRSRDKERPKKRSKSGDGKRVRRRASRSRSRSNTATSRRERERDRERASSPPERIDIFGRTLSKRGAVDEKQRKEDEERKFELERQRKIRQQEIEERLIEEETARRVEELVAKRVEEELEKRKDEIEREVLRRVEEAKRIMERQLLDELERQRQAELAAQRAREEEEKSKREELEKILVENNRKIADAQAKLAEEQLRIVEEQRKIHEERMKLEQEKQRQQREEQKIILGKGKSRPKLSFSLKASE; encoded by the exons ATGGGTCGTTCAAGAAGCCGCAGCTCGTCCCGCTCGAAACACTCTAAAAGTAGCAAGCACAGCAAAAAACGGAGCCGCTCGCGGTCTCGGGACAAAGAGAGGCCGAAGAAGCGATCAAAGTCAGGGGACGGCAAGCGAGTCCGACGGAGGGCATCACGCTCCCGTTCCCGGTCAAACACAGCCACGTCCCGccgggagagagaaagagaccgGGAAAGAGCCTCCTCGCCGCCCGAACGGATCGACATATTCGGACGGACGCTCAGCAAGAGGGGCGCGGTTGACGAAAAGCAGAGGAAGGAGGACGAGGAGAGGAAGTTCGAGTTGGAGAGGCAGAGAAAGAT CCGCCAGCAGGAGATCGAGGAGCGTCTGATCGAAGAGGAGACCGCTCGCCGCGTGGAGGAGCTGGTGGCGAAGCGTgttgaggaggagctggagaagaggAAGGATGAGATCGAGAGGGAAGTTCTTCGGCGGGTGGAGGAGGCCAAGCGCATCATGGAGAGGCAGCTGCTGGATGAGCTGGAACGGCAAAGGCAGGCCGAACTTGCTGCACAGAGGGCTCGAGAG GAGGAAGAAAAGTCGAAACGTGAGGAGTTGGAGAAGATTCTAGTGGAGAACAACCGTAAAATCGCAGATGCTCAGGCCAAACTg GCAGAAGAACAGCTGCGAATTGTGGAGGAGCAGAGGAAGATCCATGAGGAGCGCATGAAGTTGGAGCAAGAAAAGCAGCGACAACAGCGAGAGGAGCAGAAGATCATCTTGGGGAAGGGAAAGTCCCGGCCCAAACTCTCCTTCTCACTCAAGGCCTCAGAGTAG